The segment TGGGATCCGCGATTCTCATTGTGCCAAAAAATAGGGTTTAACTGTTGGCACATGTACCAAGGCAAGGAGAACAGAGGGAGACTTGATGAGAGCACTGGAGAGCACTGGAGagaagggcagcatggtggctaagtagttagcacttctgccatacagcacaggggtttaattcccgaccatggccttatctgtgaggagtttgtatgttctccccgtgtttgcgtgggtttcctccgggtgctccggtctcctcccacactccaaaaacatactggtaggttaattggctgctaactaattgaccctagtctgtgtctgtctgtgtgtgtctgtctctgtctgtatgtgtctgtgtgtgtgttagggaatttagactgtaagccccaatggggcagggactgaggtgagtgagttctctgtacagcgctgcggaattagtggcgctatataaataaatggtaataatataaaaaaaaaggtggcAACAACCATAGCAGGGTGAGGTGAAataatcaaaattaaaaaaataataaacacaattgAGGAACAGTGCCCCCACCATCGGTGAAATGAACAGCGATCATTTTCTACAtcttttacaaaacaaaacaaaaaaaaaacattaaaattccTCTTAAACTTATAAtgtttccatatatttatttcaatattttatatataaacataattatttcaatattttttcacttaTAGGTTAGCTAGATTTCTGGCTTTTAGCATACTCATACCTAAAACACATCTTTGTACCTTTATAATGTTATACACAATATGTAATAGTATATCTACCATAACTAccacaatatattgtatattctctTACCGTGACTCCAGCGCTAGTAGGTTCTTTTCCAGAAATAAGTTTGCAGATAGACTCATATGCCTCCTCTTTACTCTTTCCTTTAAACCTCTTCGCAGAGAGCTCCTCTAGCGCCTTTTTAAATTCCTCATAGTTAATCACCCTAGCTGTCTTTGCTCTGCAACACAAAAATGATGACATTCTCATAGAAAAGAGTACAACTAGTGTCATATATTTATGAGGTGCCACAGattcaaaaacacaaaacacaaacagaacataatacaaataaatactggAGCAAAAGAACAAACAATAGCAGAAGACACAACTTAGAACGTAAATAAACTTTACAAGAGGTCAAGAAGATGAGGACAGGAGCTTGGAGGTGCAGagggccctgtttgtgagagctaTCATTCTAGAGGGACAAGGAAACAGAGACAATGGGGTGGTGGGCAATGAATGGAATAGCAGGTGGAGCTTGAGGAGGGAGTGGTCTTAGGATGGGGTGGGGTAGGCAAGtgtaaagaggtgagttttgagggagtgcTTCAAGgattggaagttgggggccagtCTGGTTTGGTgggcagggagttccaaagatggggaggcagcgcgggtgaagtccTGTAAgcgggagtgtgaggtggtgacaggggaggaggaggggtgaAGATCATTGGCAGAATGGTGTGGGTTTTTAGGAGAGGATTTCTTGACAAGGTCGAAGATGTAGAAGGGGAAGGTATTAAAGGAGGTTTTATAGGTGAAAGTaagcttgaattgtattctggattaCCACTTTAATGTTCAAGAAGTTACAATTATGCATCTATTTATTAATCTAGTTATGCTTTAACAGTGTactataaatgttgattatgtttCCTTGTTTCTCACATCATAACTTTACAGCCCATCTAATaaaacacagcaatgtttgtacGATAGAACAATCTCATAGTACTatgttctggaaatgttttatatCCACAATGCTGAATGGTATTCTGCTGTTCTTAGTACTTCTTAAAAGTCTAGAGAACCGTTTATATACTTTAGTATTGAGATCATACGTACTTTACTTTGGAGAACACAATGTCAACGTCAGTGCCGGTCACGGTTTTTCCATCAATGACTTTGCACTCTTTACAAAGCTTGGCCCAGTTTTTGCCGGTTAGTTCTTGACCTGTTGCTTTGGTGTCACCATAGATAGCGAACTTCTTAAAACTTTCTTCTAGAGAGTGAAGATCAGCGTTTTCAGCCATGGTCGTCCTGTAAAAGAGGAACACAAAAACAATGGTATATTTATGATGGGTAAAGCATTGTTCTGACAAAGTGAACACTTCAAACACATAGAAAGTTATTTAAGATAGAAAGATATAGAGGGTCGTAAATGAAGTTACTTTTCATGGACGTTCATAGCACATTGATATTTCACCCTTCTATCTTGAAAcgaaacacacacatgtatatatgtgatatatagctTCACCAATCAGATTTCCATCTGCTTCCTGTGTCTAAGAATACATAAAATGATCTGCATTTGATTTCAGAAGATGTGCAGGTCATAACCCAATTGTGCTAGTGTCAGGACTGTGAGCTGGATGGAGCTACTAAGTGGTACTAGCTCAACTGTACAgggagacgcggagtctaacgcaccctcgGTGTTcgtcagggacccccgcaaggaggttagGACTTCACTGCAagaggtacgcaggtcgcggttcttaaAGACAGTGACCAGTGTAGTAGTGACGAGGGTGGTCAGGTCAAGCCGGTTCGAGCCAATAGAACAATGCAGTAccgagggagatccaaaagaatgGTCAGTGAAGCCGAGGTCAAACATAATAATGTGCCAACGTTTGCACAGGTCAAATTGAGATTGGTCTTTTCTTTAATCTTATTTTGTAATACTCTTTAGATTGTAACTTG is part of the Mixophyes fleayi isolate aMixFle1 chromosome 10, aMixFle1.hap1, whole genome shotgun sequence genome and harbors:
- the TPPP3 gene encoding tubulin polymerization-promoting protein family member 3 yields the protein MAENADLHSLEESFKKFAIYGDTKATGQELTGKNWAKLCKECKVIDGKTVTGTDVDIVFSKVKAKTARVINYEEFKKALEELSAKRFKGKSKEEAYESICKLISGKEPTSAGVTKAAAVGAVERLTDTTKYTGSHKERFDESGKGKGKSGRETIVENTGYVGAYKHAGTYDAKVKK